The DNA segment ATCTGAACTTACAGAGCAAATTGAAAAAGAGCAAGGTGCGAATCTTATTCGGAAAAATGAAATCATTGAAGAGATCAAAAAAATGGCAACTTCTGCAAAGGAAGTGAATCATAATTATTGGCAAAATGCGATTAAAAAAGTAGAAGAATTACGCTCAGAATTTTTGAAATTAGGTAATGTTCCCAGAAAAGTATCCAATCAAAACTGGAATGATTTTAAAGAGCATTTGCGAAATTTCAATGTGAAGAAAAACGAATTTTACAAAGGTTTAAAAACTTCCCAGCAGACCAATCTTGATGAGAAATTAAAATTGATCCAATCTGCAAAAGACAACTCTCTCTCTGAAGATTGGGAAACTACAGTGCCACTATTCAAAAAGCTGCAGGACGACTGGAAAAAAATAGGCCATGTTCCTCGAAGTATGACCAATAAAGTATGGGACGATTTCCGCGAAGCGTGCAATATCTTTTTTAACAATTATAGAGAAAAGAACAACGCCGTAAATGATAACTGGAAGGAGAATTTTAAAAATAAAAAACAGCTTCTGGAAGATTTAAAAGCGATCGGAGAAGAAGAAGGAAGTATCGAGAAAATTGAACAGATAAAAACGAACTGGAATAATATCGGAAAAGTACCGAGAGAGAAAATCACCATTAATACTGAATTTAATAAGACGTTACGTGATAAACTAAAACTCAATAAAATTAATGAGTATGATCTTAAAGAAGAAGGTCTATCTGAAAATCAATTGACCGATAAAGCAAGAAAAATAAAAAATCAGATTGCAGATTTGGAAGCCGAAATTGTCAAAATGGAAAACAACCTTGGTTTCTTTAGCAACTCTTCTCGTGAGAATCCTTTACTAAAAGATACTTACCAGAAAATAGATGATAAGAAATCACAACTCGAAAGCATGAAAAGCACGTTACATAATATCCTTGTAGGAGAGCATTAATAGATTGAGTATGATAAAAAGAATATTAGTAATAGCACTTCTTTGCACTTTGTCTTTCTTTAAAGCTCAAAATTACGTCAAAGATCTACTTTCAATCCCAGGTCCAATTGAATTAGACGGAACAGAATACCATTTGTCATGGAGCAAGCAGATGTCAAAAACACTTTTCAGACAACAATACTTACCTATTGATGAGCGTATAGAAGATTTTAACCAACTGCTTGATCTTTCCTATTTCACCAAAGAAATTGACATGGAACTCGCTGTTCGACAAAAGGTTGATGGAATCCAGCAAAGAGAAAAGTCAGACAAATATGCAAAAGTAAATGTAATCGAAAGTCCAGATGGGAAAGAATATATTGTAGATTATTATATCTCGGAAAGTCCACAAAAAGGAGATTCATTTATAGAATATAATGTCTATCGCTTTAAAAGTTCAGACACTGGGAACGGAAAGAATTTTTTAATCCTGTCTTATGCAAAAAGAATGTATGGCGATCTAAAATCGTCTGCAAAATCTCTAGCTAAACAACGGGACCATATTCTAACTACCATGATCGAATACAAGGTTCCGGAAATAAGTATTAGCAATCAACAATAATTTTTATAGAAAACAAACACCCGGCATTTAGCTGGGTGTTTTTTAATGATTATGAATCACGAATTTTATATAAGACGATGTATAGAGCTGGCAAAAAAAGCTTTAGGTAACACGTATCCCAATCCTGTGGTCGGATCTGTAATTGTGCATGAGGGAAAAATCATCGGCGAAGGTTACCACGAAAAAGCCGGAGCACCACATGCCGAAATTAATGCCATCAATTCTGTTAAATCAGCTGAATTGTTGAAGGATGCTACGATTTATGTTTCATTAGAACCTTGTTCACATTACGGAAAAACACCGCCTTGCGCCAATAAAATTATAGAATTGGGGTTTAAAAAAGTAGTTATAGGAACATTAGACTCTCATGAAAAAGTAAACGGCCAAGGAAAGAAATTACTAAAAAATGCAGGTATCGAGGTGATATCTGATATTCTAGAAAAAGAATGTCAGGATTCAAATAAAAGATTTTTCACTTATCACCAAAAAAAAAGACCTTATCTTATTTTGAAATGGGCGCAATCAGCGGATGGGTTTTTAGACCGGGATTTTAAGCCTACCCAAATCGGAAATCCTTTAACAAAACAATTTGTTCATTTATTGAGAAGTCAGGAACATGCTATTTTAGTCGGAACTACAACTGCACTAATTGATAACCCAAGTTTAACAACACGAGAAATTGTGGGAAGAAATCCAGTGCGAATTTTAATTGATTTTGATTTAAAAGTACCTCAAAACTTTAACTTGTATAATAATGAAGCAAGAACAATTATTTTCAATATCTATAAGGATGGGACTGAATCAAATATCACCTTCATCAAAATAACTAAAGAGAATTTCCTGGATCAGTTAATGATGAATTTATATAAACAACAGATTCAATCTGTCATCATTGAAGGAGGTTGCAATACCCTTCAACAATTCATCGATCAAAATCTTTGGGATGAAGCAATCGTGATTAAAAATGAAACACTATTCCTAAGAAACGGTACAAAAGCTCCGGAATTTGAGAACGAATTAGTTGAGGTCAAGAAATTTCGCGACAATAGTATCCAATTTTATAAAAATTAAAAGCGGTGAATTATTCCTACAATACCCTATTGTCTACCGTGGAAAATATCCTGATTAAGGAAAAAGGCAGCAAATTCATTGGTTTTGCTTTTCCAGTGAATAACGAACTGGAAGTAAAGGAATCCTTAAATAAAGTAAGAGAATCACACCCAAAGGCCACCCATCACTGTTATGCTTTTCGACTTGGAATAACGGGTGAAAATTATCGCGCAAATGATGACGGAGAACCATCTGGAAGTGCAGGATTACCTATGTACAACCAACTACTAGCTCATAATGTAACCAACATTTTGGTTATTGCGGTAAGATATTATGGAGGTACGAAACTAGGCGTTTCAGGTTTGGTAAAAGCATATAAAGAAACTGCGAAGCTTACCCTGGAAAACGGTGTAATCACTACCCAAGAACTGGAATCTGAACTTGAAATAACATTTACCTTTAACCAACAAAATGTAATTTTCACTT comes from the Chryseobacterium sp. SNU WT5 genome and includes:
- the ribD gene encoding bifunctional diaminohydroxyphosphoribosylaminopyrimidine deaminase/5-amino-6-(5-phosphoribosylamino)uracil reductase RibD → MNHEFYIRRCIELAKKALGNTYPNPVVGSVIVHEGKIIGEGYHEKAGAPHAEINAINSVKSAELLKDATIYVSLEPCSHYGKTPPCANKIIELGFKKVVIGTLDSHEKVNGQGKKLLKNAGIEVISDILEKECQDSNKRFFTYHQKKRPYLILKWAQSADGFLDRDFKPTQIGNPLTKQFVHLLRSQEHAILVGTTTALIDNPSLTTREIVGRNPVRILIDFDLKVPQNFNLYNNEARTIIFNIYKDGTESNITFIKITKENFLDQLMMNLYKQQIQSVIIEGGCNTLQQFIDQNLWDEAIVIKNETLFLRNGTKAPEFENELVEVKKFRDNSIQFYKN
- a CDS encoding IMPACT family protein yields the protein MNYSYNTLLSTVENILIKEKGSKFIGFAFPVNNELEVKESLNKVRESHPKATHHCYAFRLGITGENYRANDDGEPSGSAGLPMYNQLLAHNVTNILVIAVRYYGGTKLGVSGLVKAYKETAKLTLENGVITTQELESELEITFTFNQQNVIFTLLNKFAAKISSFETAENCTITATLKTCEKENISEQLSEMQIISFKFLS